TAATGCTAACCGTTAGATTTAAACTTAATAATGCCTATCTTATGATTTATAAAAAATAAAATTATTGCTCAAATTTATTTAAAGTTAATAATTTAATTAAAAGATGTTACCATTTTTTGATATAATATTTACTAAAAATATTAGGAGCACAAAATGATAAACGTGTTGATGATAGAAGATGATCCGGAATTTGCTCAAATTTTATCTGAATATCTTTTAAAATTTAATATCAAAGTTACAAATTATGAAGATCCGTATTTAGGAATAAGCGCTGGTATAAAAAACTATGATCTGCTTATCTTAGATCTTACCTTGCCTGGAATGGATGGTCTAGAAGTATGCAAAGAGATCAGAGAAAAATACGATATTCCTATCATTATCAGTTCAGCTAGAAGCGACGTAAATGATAGAGTAGTAGGTCTGCAAATAGGGGCTGATGATTATCTACCAAAACCTTATGATCCAAAAGAGATGCATGCTAGAATCATAAGTTTGATCAGAAGATATAAAAAAACAAATGAAATTCAAGAAGTAGCTACTGATAGTGCATTTAAAGTCGATGAAAAAAGACACGAGATTTCATACAACAACGAAGTTTTAACGCTCACTCCAGCAGAATACGAAATACTAGAATATCTC
The sequence above is a segment of the Campylobacter hyointestinalis subsp. lawsonii genome. Coding sequences within it:
- a CDS encoding response regulator transcription factor; translated protein: MINVLMIEDDPEFAQILSEYLLKFNIKVTNYEDPYLGISAGIKNYDLLILDLTLPGMDGLEVCKEIREKYDIPIIISSARSDVNDRVVGLQIGADDYLPKPYDPKEMHARIISLIRRYKKTNEIQEVATDSAFKVDEKRHEISYNNEVLTLTPAEYEILEYLIKQHSFSVSREQLVYHCKSLKDKDSKSLDVIIGRLRTKIGDSSKSPKHIFSVRGIGYKLVG